The Starkeya sp. ORNL1 DNA window CCGAGGCCTTGGCGGCGCTCGATCCACACCGTCCGGGCGTCCGTGTCGGGATCCACCCGGCGGTGCGCCTGATCCGCTCGGCTTATCCGATGGTCACGCTCTGGGCGATGAATGCCGGTGAGCAGACCCCGGCTGCGATCGACGACTGGAGCGCCGAGGACGCCGTGGTCGCCCGGCCGGCGCATCGCGTCCTGGTGCATCGCCTGCCGCCGGGCGGCTTCACCTTTCTTCAGGCACTCCGGGACGGAGTGGCGCTGGAAGCCGCGATGATGGCCGCCTTCGCCGTCTCTGACCAATTCGATGCGTCAGCAGCTGTTGCCGATCTCGTCGGCTTCGGCCTTGCGACGTCCCTCGTCCAGAACAGGAGTTGACCATGAGCCTCGTTTCGACGAGCCGGGTGTTCGATCCGGCACGACTCGCGCTGCGCCTTTTCGGGGGCGTCTCGCGACTCTTCGAGCGCATTCCGCATTCGCTGCTGGCACTGATCGCCCGACTCTCGATCGCGTCGGCATTCTGGGCCTCGGCGCGCACCAAGGTCGAGGAGGGGACGCTGTTCACCCTGTCCGACAATGCCGTCTATCTGTTCCGTGAGGAATATCGGCTGCCATTGTTGCCGCCAGAGATTGCCGCGCAACTTGCTCTCTTCAACGAGCACGCCATGCCGATCCTGCTGGTGCTTGGCCTCGCCAGCCGCTTCGCGGCCGCCGTACTGCTTGCAATGACCCTGGTGATCCAGCTCTTCGTCTATCCGGACGCCTATAGTGTGCACGGCCCGTGGGCGGTGTGCCTGCTCTATCTGATGAAGTACGGTGCGGGCGGCGTGTCCCTTGACTACCTGATTTCCCGACGCGTCGAAGAGGGCAGGTAGGACGGTTTATGTGTTCATGGGGCAGCGACGACAGGTCGTCGATGTCGGAGCAACCGGCCCAACTGGCTCTCACCATATGGGGCCGCGCCAATTCCGTGAACGTCTGGCGGATTGTCGAGGCAAATCTATCCGGTCGCCGTCATGCAACGGGTGATGATTTTACGTCAGCCGATATCTGCCTCGGCGCCTGCGCGCACAGGTGGTTCGGTTTCGTCGGGATAGACAAGCCCTTTTCGCGGAGAGTATTGACGGCGCGGATCGCGAACCATGGTCCTCTCTCCTAATGATTGTGATGGGAGGGAAACGGAAGGGCTGATGGTTCGGTTCCCAAGCCACACCATTCGGCGGCGGTAGGCGCGGTGCCGGCGGGATACTCGCCCGAAAACTTTGAATGAGCGAGCATCCCAATTGTGAATATCGGCTCAAACGCTATAGCGGTCTCTCTCTCGCGTCACTTCATCGGCAGTGTAGGCGGGCGAGTCGGGATTGAACCGCGTCCACCCCTCTTCGCGATAGGTGCGCTCCCGATCGGAGACATCAGCGGCGCCATCGCTGTGCAGTATAGCCTGCGCCTCCGCGGCCCTATCGTCGTCGACGCGCGCGGATACAAGGGTGCCCCCGCGTCGGACGCCTTCGGCGTAGACATTGGCTTCGTTTTCCGGAACGCCTTCCGAGGTCATTGCACCAACGACGCCGCCCACTGCGCCGCCAGCGACCGCGCCGGCGACGGCGCCTGCTGCGGTGGCGGCCAGCCAACCGGCTGCCACCACCGGTCCGATTCCGGGAATAGCGAGCACTCCAAGTCCGGCGAGAAGGCCGCCGGCTCCGCCCACAGCGGCACCCACCCCCACGCCCATAGCCGCATCTTCTCCGGCTTCGCTCGCGCGGCCTGAACTGTCGATGCGAGTGCCGTCGGCGTTATTTGCCATGACGCTGATGTTGGCGCGGTCGATGCCAAGGCTCTGCAGCCGATTAGCGGCGGAAAGCGCATCGTCGTAAGTGTCAAATAGTCCTGAAACTGTGGTCATGTCATTCTCTCCCATCAACATGTTGGTGTCCTCAATTCGGGAACACGTTGCCCTGGTAATCGAGCGCGACATCGACGGCGGCGCCGGCCTTCATGCCTTTGCCTCGCCAGACACCATCGTTGTCTTTCGCGAGACCGTTCACGTTGGTGAACCCCTTGGCCTCAATTCGTGTCTTCGCCTGGCTTTCGGTGAAGCTGTTAGCCCCCTTCGCGGGCATCGCGGGTCTATTGGTGTCCGGATTGTTCGTCGCCGGAGTTGCAGGATCCGGATTAGCCGCAGGAGCCTGCGCAAGAGCCGCGACGCCAGACATGGCAAGGGCGGCCGCGGCAAT harbors:
- a CDS encoding DoxX family protein, encoding MSLVSTSRVFDPARLALRLFGGVSRLFERIPHSLLALIARLSIASAFWASARTKVEEGTLFTLSDNAVYLFREEYRLPLLPPEIAAQLALFNEHAMPILLVLGLASRFAAAVLLAMTLVIQLFVYPDAYSVHGPWAVCLLYLMKYGAGGVSLDYLISRRVEEGR
- a CDS encoding PepSY domain-containing protein, with product MKRVFIAAAALAMSGVAALAQAPAANPDPATPATNNPDTNRPAMPAKGANSFTESQAKTRIEAKGFTNVNGLAKDNDGVWRGKGMKAGAAVDVALDYQGNVFPN